A genomic window from Silene latifolia isolate original U9 population chromosome 11, ASM4854445v1, whole genome shotgun sequence includes:
- the LOC141611757 gene encoding uncharacterized protein LOC141611757 isoform X1 has protein sequence MNNRPCTSQIHNMEVGKLFFSFELEMEKVQKFSRSPGCEKATSFGSQTSREKKLTLLEDVDKLKKKLTDEENIHKALKRAFNRPVGALSRLPPYLPPNTQELLAELAVLEEEITRLEEQAVNYRQDLYQEAVFICSKKNLDNPMDYFERITSQVSRDEQSDSEKSLASVARTASTSSDQSSLSLGRTASTSSDIVSDQIERSFSDSVYGKRATNEPNSLGSLDNGKGSEVQTHGSFNRSPPVVSRHRQRCTDHLADWNPDEHSFLVNSSKKGKGKENQTRSLSERLCRVKTPVRKSSLKRQPSQKSDNSPRKQPVNKALGGDSEPNKISEDIMKCLCSIFTKLSNKDDKKTQVPFSLSIVSDQDMELQDPYGSVIELKKRDIGVYKHLCIVDAISIDLKRKRDALFLLHKLKLLLGKLARVNLDGLSHQHKLAFWINTYNSCMMNAFLEHGIPDSAEKVVLLMREATINVGGEKLTAISIEHFILRLPFYVKQGGKRAAKGNDLRVSNLFGLECAEPLVTFALCCGSWSSPAVRVYTASQIESELEVAKKEYIQAAVGISKDDKLTIPKTLDWYQLDFGKDLKSLLDWVCLQLPDELKGEALCCLKSKTDEPVSELIEVVPYDFSFRYLIHS, from the exons ATGAACAATAGACCCTGCACGTCTCAGATTCACAAT ATGGAAGTCGGGAAACTGTTCTTTTCTTTTGAGCTAGAAATGGAGAAA GTGCAAAAGTTCAGTAGATCACCAGGGTGTGAGAAAGCTACATCCTTTGGAAGTCAAACTAGCAGAGAAAAGAAGTTGACCTTATTGGAAGAT GTTGATAAGCTGAAGAAAAAGCTTACTGATGAAGAGAACATTCACAAGGCTCTAAAAAGGGCCTTCAACAGACCTGTGGGTGCTCTCTCTCGCCTTCCTCCATATCTCCCTCCAAAT ACACAGGAGCTTCTTGCAGAGCTTGCTGTCCTCGAAGAAGAGATAACTCGGCTTGAGGAGCAGGCGGTGAATTACAGGCAGGATCTATACCAGGAAGCTGTATTCATCTGCTCAAAGAAAAACTTGGATAATCCAATGGACTACTTTGAGCGAATTACAAGTCAGGTTTCTAGAGATGAGCAATCTGATTCCGAGAAATCTCTAGCATCAGTTGCCAGAACTGCGTCAACTTCATCTGACCAGTCTTCACTGTCACTTGGTAGAACAGCTTCAACTTCTTCTGACATTGTTTCTGATCAAATAGAGCGAAGTTTTAGCGATTCAGTGTATGGAAAACGGGCTACAAATGAACCAAACTCTCTTGGTTCTCTGGATAATGGTAAAGGTTCAGAGGTTCAAACACATGGTAGTTTCAATCGAAGCCCACCTGTTGTCTCTCGTCATAGACAGCGGTGTACTGATCATTTAGCGGACTGGAATCCTGATGAGCACAGTTTTTTAGTGAATTCTTCCAAAAAGGGCAAAGGGAAAGAAAACCAGACACGTTCATTATCAGAGAGGCTTTGCAGAGTAAAGACGCCTGTTCGGAAGTCTTCTTTAAAGCGTCAGCCATCTCAGAAATCAGATAATTCTCCTAGAAAGCAG CCAGTAAACAAGGCGCTTGGGGGAGACAGTGAACCGAACAAAATCTCAGAGGACATTATGAAATGCTTGTGTAGTATTTTTACAAAGTTGAGCAATAAAGATGACAAAAAGACTCAAGTACCCTTTTCATTGTCTATTGTTTCTGATCAAGATATGGAGCTCCAAGATCCTTACGGATCTGTTATAGAACTCAAGAAGAGAGATATCGGTGTTTACAAGCATCTCTGTATTGTTGACGCGATCTCAATTGATCTAAAGCGGAAAAGAGATGCTCTTTTCTTGCTTCATAAACTAAA GCTCCTCCTCGGAAAACTTGCCAGAGTTAACTTGGATGGTCTTAGCCACCAACATAAGCTCGCATTCTGGATAAATACTTACAATTCCTGCATGATGAAT GCGTTTTTGGAGCATGGAATTCCTGACAGTGCTGAAAAGGTTGTTTTACTCATGCGAGAG GCAACAATAAATGTAGGGGGTGAAAAATTGACTGCAATCAGCATTGAACATTTCATTTTGAGATTACCATTCTACGTGAAACAG GGAGGCAAAAGAGCAGCTAAAGGGAATGACCTGAGGGTGAGCAACCTGTTTGGTTTGGAGTGCGCAGAACCATTGGTTACATTTGCATTATGCTGCGGAAGCTGGTCGTCTCCCGCT GTGAGGGTGTACACTGCATCCCAAATTGAAAGCGAATTGGAAGTGGCAAAGAAAGAGTATATACAGGCAGCAGTGGGCATTTCAAAGGACGATAAGCTCACGATACCCAAAACACTGGATTGGTATCAACTCGACTTTGGCAAAGATTTAAAGTCGTTGCTTGATTGGGTGTGTCTCCAGCTACCTGATGAGCTTAAGGGAGAAGCCTTATGTTGTTTGAAAAGTAAAACAGATGAGCCTGTTTCAGAATTAATAGAAGTTGTACCCTATGATTTCTCTTTCAGGTACCTCATACATTCATAA
- the LOC141611757 gene encoding uncharacterized protein LOC141611757 isoform X2, whose protein sequence is MNNRPCTSQIHNVQKFSRSPGCEKATSFGSQTSREKKLTLLEDVDKLKKKLTDEENIHKALKRAFNRPVGALSRLPPYLPPNTQELLAELAVLEEEITRLEEQAVNYRQDLYQEAVFICSKKNLDNPMDYFERITSQVSRDEQSDSEKSLASVARTASTSSDQSSLSLGRTASTSSDIVSDQIERSFSDSVYGKRATNEPNSLGSLDNGKGSEVQTHGSFNRSPPVVSRHRQRCTDHLADWNPDEHSFLVNSSKKGKGKENQTRSLSERLCRVKTPVRKSSLKRQPSQKSDNSPRKQPVNKALGGDSEPNKISEDIMKCLCSIFTKLSNKDDKKTQVPFSLSIVSDQDMELQDPYGSVIELKKRDIGVYKHLCIVDAISIDLKRKRDALFLLHKLKLLLGKLARVNLDGLSHQHKLAFWINTYNSCMMNAFLEHGIPDSAEKVVLLMREATINVGGEKLTAISIEHFILRLPFYVKQGGKRAAKGNDLRVSNLFGLECAEPLVTFALCCGSWSSPAVRVYTASQIESELEVAKKEYIQAAVGISKDDKLTIPKTLDWYQLDFGKDLKSLLDWVCLQLPDELKGEALCCLKSKTDEPVSELIEVVPYDFSFRYLIHS, encoded by the exons ATGAACAATAGACCCTGCACGTCTCAGATTCACAAT GTGCAAAAGTTCAGTAGATCACCAGGGTGTGAGAAAGCTACATCCTTTGGAAGTCAAACTAGCAGAGAAAAGAAGTTGACCTTATTGGAAGAT GTTGATAAGCTGAAGAAAAAGCTTACTGATGAAGAGAACATTCACAAGGCTCTAAAAAGGGCCTTCAACAGACCTGTGGGTGCTCTCTCTCGCCTTCCTCCATATCTCCCTCCAAAT ACACAGGAGCTTCTTGCAGAGCTTGCTGTCCTCGAAGAAGAGATAACTCGGCTTGAGGAGCAGGCGGTGAATTACAGGCAGGATCTATACCAGGAAGCTGTATTCATCTGCTCAAAGAAAAACTTGGATAATCCAATGGACTACTTTGAGCGAATTACAAGTCAGGTTTCTAGAGATGAGCAATCTGATTCCGAGAAATCTCTAGCATCAGTTGCCAGAACTGCGTCAACTTCATCTGACCAGTCTTCACTGTCACTTGGTAGAACAGCTTCAACTTCTTCTGACATTGTTTCTGATCAAATAGAGCGAAGTTTTAGCGATTCAGTGTATGGAAAACGGGCTACAAATGAACCAAACTCTCTTGGTTCTCTGGATAATGGTAAAGGTTCAGAGGTTCAAACACATGGTAGTTTCAATCGAAGCCCACCTGTTGTCTCTCGTCATAGACAGCGGTGTACTGATCATTTAGCGGACTGGAATCCTGATGAGCACAGTTTTTTAGTGAATTCTTCCAAAAAGGGCAAAGGGAAAGAAAACCAGACACGTTCATTATCAGAGAGGCTTTGCAGAGTAAAGACGCCTGTTCGGAAGTCTTCTTTAAAGCGTCAGCCATCTCAGAAATCAGATAATTCTCCTAGAAAGCAG CCAGTAAACAAGGCGCTTGGGGGAGACAGTGAACCGAACAAAATCTCAGAGGACATTATGAAATGCTTGTGTAGTATTTTTACAAAGTTGAGCAATAAAGATGACAAAAAGACTCAAGTACCCTTTTCATTGTCTATTGTTTCTGATCAAGATATGGAGCTCCAAGATCCTTACGGATCTGTTATAGAACTCAAGAAGAGAGATATCGGTGTTTACAAGCATCTCTGTATTGTTGACGCGATCTCAATTGATCTAAAGCGGAAAAGAGATGCTCTTTTCTTGCTTCATAAACTAAA GCTCCTCCTCGGAAAACTTGCCAGAGTTAACTTGGATGGTCTTAGCCACCAACATAAGCTCGCATTCTGGATAAATACTTACAATTCCTGCATGATGAAT GCGTTTTTGGAGCATGGAATTCCTGACAGTGCTGAAAAGGTTGTTTTACTCATGCGAGAG GCAACAATAAATGTAGGGGGTGAAAAATTGACTGCAATCAGCATTGAACATTTCATTTTGAGATTACCATTCTACGTGAAACAG GGAGGCAAAAGAGCAGCTAAAGGGAATGACCTGAGGGTGAGCAACCTGTTTGGTTTGGAGTGCGCAGAACCATTGGTTACATTTGCATTATGCTGCGGAAGCTGGTCGTCTCCCGCT GTGAGGGTGTACACTGCATCCCAAATTGAAAGCGAATTGGAAGTGGCAAAGAAAGAGTATATACAGGCAGCAGTGGGCATTTCAAAGGACGATAAGCTCACGATACCCAAAACACTGGATTGGTATCAACTCGACTTTGGCAAAGATTTAAAGTCGTTGCTTGATTGGGTGTGTCTCCAGCTACCTGATGAGCTTAAGGGAGAAGCCTTATGTTGTTTGAAAAGTAAAACAGATGAGCCTGTTTCAGAATTAATAGAAGTTGTACCCTATGATTTCTCTTTCAGGTACCTCATACATTCATAA